The stretch of DNA CGACGCCGACGACGCGGCGACCGACCGCACGCGCGAGACCCAGGACCACCACGTCCCCCGGGCCAAGCCCCTGCGGGACGTTCCCGAGAAGGAGGTGGCGTTGTACGCCCGCTTCGCCGAGCTGCCGGCCCACATCACCGAGTGCCCCCACGCCGAGGAGGCCTACCGCGGCGAGATCCAGGACGTGCTGCTCGGCCTGGAGGAGAACCACCCCGGGACGCGCCACTCGATCATGGCCGGCTACGAGAAGCTGGCGGCGCTCGCGGCCGCGGCACAGGACGGCGACGGCGAGACCGACTTCGGGGAGTGCGACGACTGCGGCGCGCCGACCGCGCGGGACCGCTGCCGGAAGTGCAGTCTGCTGGATGCCCTGGAAGCCGCGTGAGCCGTTTCGAGGTCTGAGGCGGAGGGAAGACCTTTGCCCCTCCGGACGACAACGCCGACAGACCCTGATGTCCCACGAGCCAGCCGATCCGCGCGCCCTCTCGCCGGTGGTCGGGACGGTCCTGTTGCTGGCGATCGTCCTGCTGCTGGTCGCGGTGTCGAGTTCGCTCATCTTCGGCCTGACTGAGCAACAGGACCCCGCACCGCAGGCCAAGCTCGACCTGGTGGCGACCGACACGCCGGGGGAGTACCGTCTGGTCCACGAGGCCGGCGACACCATCGACGGCGAACAGCTGACGCTCCGGGGCGTCGCGGACCCCGACGCCCTCGCCGGCCGGGAGCTGGCCGCCGGCGAGTCGGTCGTCGTCGACGCCGAACGGGAGACCGTCCGGGTCGTCTGGACCGAACGGGAGGGTGCGCCGTCGTCGTACGTCCTCTCGGCGTTCGAGGTGTCGGGGGCCGTCGCCGGCGGGTTCGCCGGCGGGACCGTCTTCACCGGGTCGGCGGGCGGCGTGGTCGCCGTCGCCGGCGACGGCGGGAGCGTCACGACGGTGTCGAACACGAGCGACGTCGCGGCGCTCGGTCCGCTGGGGACCGACGTCACCGGCGACGGGACGGCCGACGTCCCGTACGTGACCACCGGCGAGTCGGTGAAGGTCGTCGACAGCACTGGCGACGTGACGACCGTCGCCGACAGCGGCGACATCTCGGGCAGCGTCGAGACGAGCAAGACACGGCTCGCGATCGGCAGCTGGGACGGCAGTCCCGCGTCCGTGTTCTTCGTCAACCAGAACCACGACACGCTCTACCGCGCGACGCCCGGGGGCGCTCCACAGACGGTGGCGACGCCGGGCAACGGAGTGCAGGCGGTCGTCGGGATCGGCGACGTCG from Haloarcula litorea encodes:
- a CDS encoding FG-GAP repeat domain-containing protein, which produces MSHEPADPRALSPVVGTVLLLAIVLLLVAVSSSLIFGLTEQQDPAPQAKLDLVATDTPGEYRLVHEAGDTIDGEQLTLRGVADPDALAGRELAAGESVVVDAERETVRVVWTEREGAPSSYVLSAFEVSGAVAGGFAGGTVFTGSAGGVVAVAGDGGSVTTVSNTSDVAALGPLGTDVTGDGTADVPYVTTGESVKVVDSTGDVTTVADSGDISGSVETSKTRLAIGSWDGSPASVFFVNQNHDTLYRATPGGAPQTVATPGNGVQAVVGIGDVDADGTDDLVFADGSQQLRYVDGPSGPIRNVNNGQTGSNNGIGAGSLADIDGDGTPAIVAIDGSNDLKINREPSGGGTTTVSAVDAAKSPVAVADVDGDGAAEVVYVGLSSGDVKYVDDVFGANTVRLLEDDGGTAVPGSDESGVV